The following coding sequences are from one Leptolyngbya sp. NIES-3755 window:
- a CDS encoding PAS/PAC sensor hybrid histidine kinase (similar to AA sequence:cyanobase_aa:Cyan7425_1798): protein MYSQIRASETQDTNVLPSSEITEATVRITEALSQRPVRQPNFEAENRALQILAQQLAGDTRSLLKTLTTLALDLCQADTVSISFLEFSQSNEPCYQWLATSGTFSQYEGRVVSGDCPCSTTLQARQPQLYRHPERYFDYLKVINLPIAELLLIPLYADQQPLGTIWLITHDSDRHFDAEDQRIMTNLSGFLGAALANLRAQHLAEKQLQQEQAAQAEISKVAQRAIDILESTTDCFVSLDRDWRIIYVNQATARLNNLSPKEIIGKTHWEMWSWSVGTIVEQNYRQAVKTQTPAHFEVLYEPLMLWLEIHAYPSNDGLNLFFRDISDRKTAEATLNRQFAEIEAIYNTAPIGLAVFDLDLRFVRINQQLAEINGRSLDDHIGRTVREIVPNLADEVEPLFHRLLAAGEPLLNLEISGETVAQPGIKQTWIGNWFPLRDATGQIIGINAVVQEITSRKQSEAKLSESEERLRLALVAANQGLYDLNVQTGDAIVSPEYAQMLGYDPETFVETNAAWHDRLHPDDWERVGQTYLDYITGKTSEYRVEFRQRTRSGNWKWILSLGRIAAWDSEGQPLRMLGTHTDIDDRKAAEAEREQLLLREQTAREEAEKANQIKDEFLAVLSHELRTPLNPILGWIRLLQAGRLDADRMQQAFHTIERNAQLQTQLIDDLLDVSRILRGKLKLDAAPVNLETVIESAIDTIRLAAEAKSIQIETVLEPIGTVIGDAGRLQQVVWNLLTNAVKFTPNQGQVKVRLSAADSQAEVQVIDSGKGISAEFLPQVFERFQQADSSTTRQFGGLGLGLAIARQLVELHGGTITADSPGEEQGATFTVRLPLNQSAHTIAPSVDLPEQSISLRGKQILVVDDEKDARELVQFILEQEGAIVTCAASAIEVLQVLKDKSIDVLVSDIGMPDCDGYELLKQLRSQGKNFPVIALTAYAGEMNQARSRQAGFANHLTKPFDPRSLIDSISGCLC, encoded by the coding sequence ATGTACTCTCAAATACGCGCCTCTGAAACTCAGGATACAAACGTGCTGCCTTCCTCAGAAATCACTGAAGCAACAGTTCGCATCACTGAAGCCTTATCGCAGCGCCCTGTGAGACAGCCCAATTTTGAGGCAGAAAACCGCGCTCTGCAAATTCTTGCTCAACAACTGGCAGGAGATACTCGATCGCTGCTCAAAACTTTGACGACGCTGGCACTTGATCTCTGTCAGGCAGATACCGTCAGCATCAGCTTTCTCGAATTCTCCCAATCTAATGAACCGTGTTATCAATGGCTCGCAACCTCAGGAACGTTCTCTCAGTATGAAGGTCGTGTTGTTTCGGGGGATTGTCCTTGTTCAACAACGCTTCAAGCTCGACAGCCCCAACTCTATCGCCATCCCGAACGCTATTTTGACTATCTCAAAGTGATCAACCTTCCGATCGCTGAACTGTTACTGATTCCCTTGTACGCAGATCAGCAGCCGTTAGGAACGATTTGGCTCATCACACATGATTCCGATCGACATTTTGATGCCGAAGATCAGCGAATCATGACCAATCTTTCTGGGTTTCTAGGTGCTGCTTTAGCAAACTTGAGAGCGCAACACCTTGCTGAAAAACAACTACAGCAAGAACAAGCTGCTCAAGCTGAGATCAGCAAAGTCGCCCAACGTGCGATCGATATTCTTGAAAGTACGACAGATTGTTTTGTCTCGCTCGATCGCGATTGGCGGATTATTTATGTAAACCAAGCGACCGCCCGATTAAACAATCTTTCACCTAAAGAAATAATTGGTAAAACGCACTGGGAAATGTGGTCTTGGTCGGTCGGAACGATCGTGGAACAGAACTATCGGCAAGCAGTTAAAACTCAAACTCCAGCACATTTTGAAGTGTTGTATGAACCACTCATGCTGTGGTTAGAGATTCATGCGTATCCGTCGAATGATGGCTTGAATCTTTTCTTTCGCGATATCAGCGATCGTAAAACTGCTGAAGCGACTCTTAATCGACAATTTGCAGAAATTGAAGCAATCTACAATACGGCTCCGATTGGATTAGCTGTATTTGATCTTGATTTGCGCTTTGTTCGGATCAATCAGCAACTCGCAGAAATTAACGGACGGTCTTTAGATGATCATATTGGGCGAACGGTTCGCGAGATTGTTCCTAATTTGGCAGATGAAGTAGAACCGTTATTCCATCGCTTATTGGCAGCGGGTGAACCGCTTTTGAATCTTGAAATTAGTGGTGAAACGGTAGCACAACCAGGAATTAAGCAAACTTGGATTGGGAACTGGTTTCCGTTGAGAGATGCCACTGGACAGATTATTGGAATCAATGCAGTTGTACAAGAAATTACCAGTCGAAAACAGTCCGAAGCAAAGCTGAGTGAAAGTGAAGAGCGATTACGGCTTGCACTGGTCGCTGCAAATCAAGGATTGTATGACTTGAATGTGCAAACTGGAGATGCGATCGTGTCGCCCGAATATGCTCAGATGCTGGGCTATGATCCTGAAACGTTTGTCGAAACAAATGCAGCATGGCACGATCGACTCCATCCTGATGATTGGGAAAGAGTCGGTCAGACCTATCTCGATTACATTACAGGCAAAACGAGTGAATACCGGGTTGAATTTCGTCAGCGGACTCGATCGGGCAATTGGAAATGGATTCTCTCACTGGGTAGAATCGCCGCGTGGGACAGTGAAGGGCAACCGTTGAGAATGCTCGGAACGCATACGGATATTGATGATCGAAAAGCGGCTGAAGCAGAACGTGAACAGCTATTATTGCGAGAACAAACTGCCCGCGAAGAAGCAGAAAAAGCAAATCAGATCAAAGATGAATTTCTCGCAGTGCTATCCCACGAACTGAGAACTCCACTGAATCCAATCCTCGGCTGGATTCGACTTTTGCAAGCTGGCAGACTCGATGCGGATCGAATGCAGCAAGCCTTTCACACAATCGAGCGCAATGCTCAACTGCAAACGCAATTAATTGATGATTTGCTCGATGTTTCACGCATTCTCAGAGGTAAGCTCAAACTTGATGCGGCTCCAGTGAACTTAGAAACGGTGATCGAATCTGCGATCGACACAATCCGACTCGCAGCCGAAGCGAAATCGATTCAGATTGAAACCGTACTAGAGCCGATTGGAACAGTGATCGGTGATGCTGGACGATTACAGCAAGTGGTTTGGAATTTGCTCACGAATGCAGTGAAATTCACGCCCAATCAGGGACAAGTTAAAGTTCGATTATCTGCTGCTGATTCTCAGGCTGAAGTTCAAGTGATTGATAGTGGAAAAGGGATTAGTGCTGAATTTTTACCGCAAGTGTTTGAGCGATTCCAGCAGGCGGATTCTTCTACGACTCGACAGTTTGGCGGTTTAGGATTGGGGTTAGCGATCGCTCGTCAATTAGTCGAATTACATGGTGGAACCATCACCGCAGACAGTCCTGGAGAAGAACAAGGTGCAACGTTTACGGTTCGATTACCTTTGAATCAATCGGCTCATACGATCGCTCCTTCGGTTGATCTGCCTGAACAATCAATTTCGCTCAGAGGCAAACAGATTCTAGTTGTCGATGATGAGAAAGATGCGCGTGAGTTAGTACAGTTCATTTTGGAGCAAGAAGGCGCGATCGTCACTTGTGCTGCATCCGCGATCGAGGTTCTTCAAGTTCTCAAAGATAAATCGATCGATGTGCTAGTCAGTGATATTGGGATGCCCGATTGCGATGGCTATGAATTGTTAAAGCAACTTCGATCTCAAGGCAAGAACTTTCCCGTGATTGCTCTTACCGCGTATGCAGGCGAAATGAACCAAGCGCGATCGCGTCAAGCTGGATTTGCCAATCATTTAACGAAACCGTTTGATCCACGATCGTTGATTGATTCGATTTCGGGCTGTCTTTGCTAA
- a CDS encoding HETI_ANASP RecName: Full=4'-phosphopantetheinyl transferase hetI (similar to AA sequence:cyanobase_aa:LBDG_45520) produces MNWQNPPTELKLGANDVHVWQVNLDAVASLHGYVPAVSIELLSTDEQSRANRLKFEHHRQRFIAGRGFLRSLLAKYLNTDPTSLKFDYGAHGKPFLKDSSMQFNLAHSEHLGLFAVSLDRAIGIDIEHIRAVEQLEALVTRFFLPSEARTIQAQPELFFQYWTCKEAFLKATGTGLSKLKELEIDRTQLKTIPVEARSQQWQLQEITINDKFAGAIAVERNCSTLNFSYFLENDTFPTPSEKTAIG; encoded by the coding sequence ATGAACTGGCAAAATCCCCCGACGGAGTTGAAATTAGGCGCGAATGATGTTCATGTTTGGCAAGTGAATTTGGATGCGGTAGCTTCGCTACACGGGTACGTGCCCGCAGTCTCGATCGAGCTTTTATCAACAGATGAACAATCAAGAGCGAATCGATTGAAGTTCGAGCATCATCGGCAGCGATTTATTGCAGGACGAGGATTTTTGCGATCGCTCCTTGCTAAGTATCTAAACACTGATCCAACGAGTCTAAAATTCGACTATGGAGCACATGGAAAACCTTTTTTGAAAGACTCATCAATGCAGTTCAATTTGGCGCATTCAGAGCATTTAGGATTGTTCGCTGTGAGTCTCGATCGAGCAATTGGAATCGATATTGAACATATTCGAGCCGTTGAACAATTAGAAGCTTTGGTTACACGATTTTTTCTACCTTCAGAAGCTCGGACGATTCAAGCACAGCCAGAATTGTTTTTTCAGTATTGGACATGCAAAGAAGCATTTCTGAAAGCAACTGGAACGGGACTCTCGAAGCTCAAGGAATTGGAAATCGATCGAACACAATTAAAAACAATTCCTGTCGAAGCAAGATCGCAACAATGGCAACTTCAGGAGATTACTATCAATGATAAATTCGCGGGTGCGATCGCAGTAGAGCGCAATTGTTCTACGCTCAATTTCAGCTACTTCTTAGAGAACGATACTTTTCCAACACCCTCTGAAAAAACAGCGATCGGATAA
- a CDS encoding hypothetical protein (hypothetical protein N9414_07731;~similar to AA sequence:cyanobase_aa:LBDG_45510), with amino-acid sequence MSKKILLALVWIGFVGYAFTLAPPDQPETLELIKNLSTANVEGINPLIVALFNIMGVLPMAYACITFLDGRSQKIPAWFFTLFSFGVGAFALLPYLIFRQPAPTFTGQKNWFLKVLDSRITGAAIAIGGIGLFIYGVTNGDWSNFVQQWQTSRFIHVMSLDFCLLCALFPVLLQDDMKRRGVEDSQVFKVLSFIPFFGALIYLVLRPPTIEQSSTVSSEQVPAT; translated from the coding sequence ATGAGCAAAAAAATTCTATTGGCACTCGTTTGGATTGGATTTGTCGGGTATGCGTTTACGCTGGCTCCACCCGACCAGCCAGAGACGCTTGAGCTAATTAAGAATTTATCAACGGCGAATGTTGAAGGAATTAATCCACTGATCGTCGCGCTGTTTAATATTATGGGCGTGTTGCCGATGGCTTATGCTTGCATCACGTTTTTGGATGGTCGATCGCAGAAAATCCCAGCTTGGTTTTTTACTTTGTTTTCGTTTGGTGTGGGAGCATTCGCACTGTTGCCGTATCTAATTTTTCGCCAACCTGCTCCAACCTTTACGGGACAGAAGAACTGGTTTTTGAAAGTGCTGGATTCGAGAATTACTGGAGCCGCGATCGCGATCGGTGGAATTGGTTTATTTATCTACGGCGTGACGAATGGCGATTGGAGTAACTTTGTGCAACAGTGGCAAACCAGCCGATTCATTCATGTGATGAGTTTAGATTTTTGTCTGTTGTGTGCACTGTTTCCGGTTCTGTTGCAGGATGACATGAAACGACGCGGAGTAGAAGATTCGCAAGTGTTCAAGGTTCTGTCATTCATTCCATTCTTCGGAGCATTGATTTATCTTGTTCTGCGTCCGCCAACGATCGAACAATCGAGCACGGTTTCTTCTGAGCAAGTTCCCGCAACATGA
- a CDS encoding divalent cation tolerance protein (similar to AA sequence:cyanobase_aa:LBDG_45500), giving the protein MAEDNPRYGVILVTAASKTEAEKIARSLVTSKLAACVTLFPIQSIYTWQDQIEQSEEWQLIIKSDLDRFPDLEAKIRDLHSYEVPEIIALPIVAGSQSYLHWMSQQVTPQ; this is encoded by the coding sequence ATGGCTGAGGACAATCCACGATACGGCGTAATTCTCGTGACAGCGGCTTCCAAAACTGAGGCAGAAAAAATTGCTCGATCGCTCGTCACTTCAAAGTTAGCAGCCTGTGTAACACTCTTTCCGATCCAGTCAATTTACACTTGGCAAGACCAGATCGAACAGTCCGAAGAATGGCAATTAATCATCAAATCCGACCTCGATCGCTTTCCTGATCTCGAAGCCAAAATCCGCGATCTCCATTCCTACGAAGTCCCCGAAATCATCGCGCTTCCAATCGTGGCAGGGTCGCAATCGTATCTCCATTGGATGTCTCAACAAGTTACGCCACAATGA
- a CDS encoding phosphinothricin acetyltransferase (similar to AA sequence:cyanobase_aa:LBDG_45490) codes for MIRTALESDLSAIVEIYNHAVATKIITADVEPVTVESRLAWFHSHSEQYPLWVLEREDTIAGWFGLRMFYGREAYRSTAEISLYVSPQFQRQGVGQALLTHAIEQCPKLEIHTLLAIAFAENAPSVALLKKFGFEQWGYLPQVARSWNVDRDVIILGRKI; via the coding sequence ATGATCCGAACTGCTCTCGAATCCGACTTAAGCGCGATCGTTGAAATCTACAACCATGCGGTTGCCACTAAAATCATTACTGCCGATGTTGAACCCGTCACGGTCGAAAGCCGGTTAGCTTGGTTCCACAGTCATTCAGAACAGTACCCCCTCTGGGTATTAGAGCGCGAAGATACGATTGCGGGATGGTTCGGCTTACGAATGTTCTATGGACGAGAAGCTTATCGATCGACTGCCGAAATTAGCTTATATGTCTCTCCTCAGTTTCAACGGCAAGGAGTCGGACAAGCCTTGTTAACTCATGCGATCGAACAATGCCCCAAGCTTGAAATTCATACTTTACTTGCGATCGCGTTTGCGGAAAATGCACCCAGTGTTGCTCTACTGAAAAAATTTGGATTCGAGCAATGGGGCTATTTACCGCAGGTTGCGCGATCGTGGAATGTCGATCGAGATGTGATTATCTTAGGGCGAAAAATTTAG
- a CDS encoding hypothetical protein (similar to AA sequence:cyanobase_aa:LBDG_00960), which produces MRHSRVVQSYDYAAPSLEVTEAELLKPCSLKGWTSYTVAQMGIPHPDLLQKVEEQVPVQPQRSCIVRRSHSIADAHRLTIHRNVTRRMQAAKERGDEKLLRALEAELREMISA; this is translated from the coding sequence ATGCGTCACTCCCGTGTTGTGCAATCCTACGATTATGCGGCTCCCAGCCTAGAAGTTACGGAAGCGGAACTGTTAAAACCTTGTAGTCTGAAAGGCTGGACTTCTTACACGGTGGCTCAAATGGGCATTCCTCACCCCGATCTGCTACAGAAAGTTGAGGAACAGGTCCCTGTGCAACCGCAGCGGAGTTGTATTGTTCGACGGTCTCATTCGATCGCCGATGCTCACCGTTTGACGATTCATCGCAATGTAACTCGTCGAATGCAGGCAGCAAAAGAACGAGGTGATGAGAAATTATTACGTGCTTTGGAAGCTGAATTGCGGGAAATGATTTCAGCATAA
- a CDS encoding hypothetical protein (hypothetical protein MC7420_5730;~similar to AA sequence:cyanobase_aa:LBDG_00950): MTWKIHIEPDWFNLTSPLLKRKRSAFEIEDLPGLWRVHWQLGDMTLLSTFYTRIDQACLLWGIISALIFSVAQFCVIDWQLQAILWTGLTLMGTIVMVQLSHHWRSIKPLSDVIDGWVFLMLFGVGLTDLSVFLGWGFLLVNLCPLWLILDGVGYLYTGVKMRSRSFAFIGLLNLAGLALLPYVSEWQFLATGLITGISTLLMAELQWDSGDVCAHLAKLQTEESNF, encoded by the coding sequence ATGACTTGGAAGATTCACATCGAGCCAGATTGGTTCAACCTCACCTCACCTTTGTTGAAAAGAAAGCGATCGGCGTTTGAAATCGAGGACTTACCAGGGCTTTGGCGAGTTCACTGGCAACTCGGTGATATGACACTTTTATCCACGTTCTACACCCGCATCGATCAGGCTTGCCTCCTGTGGGGAATCATTTCGGCGCTCATTTTTTCCGTCGCTCAGTTCTGTGTGATTGATTGGCAGCTTCAAGCGATTCTTTGGACAGGACTAACGCTGATGGGCACGATTGTCATGGTTCAACTGTCGCATCATTGGCGATCGATTAAGCCGCTGAGTGATGTAATTGATGGTTGGGTGTTTCTCATGCTATTTGGGGTTGGACTGACGGATTTGAGTGTTTTTCTCGGTTGGGGATTTCTGCTCGTGAATCTTTGTCCGTTGTGGCTGATTTTGGATGGCGTTGGCTATCTGTATACGGGCGTGAAAATGCGATCGCGTTCCTTTGCCTTTATCGGGTTGCTCAATCTTGCCGGACTCGCACTTTTACCCTACGTCAGCGAGTGGCAGTTTTTAGCGACTGGATTGATCACTGGAATCAGTACGCTTCTGATGGCGGAATTGCAATGGGATTCGGGTGATGTCTGCGCTCACCTCGCGAAATTACAGACAGAAGAATCAAATTTCTAA
- a CDS encoding 3-oxoacyl-(acyl-carrier-protein) reductase (similar to AA sequence:cyanobase_aa:LBDG_02690): MVQASEHQKSQPVQQQDQQPGQESQMNPLPRHSDYKYKGSDKLLDKVALITGGDSGIGRAVAIFFAKEGADSVIVYLNEHEDAQETVRLVEKEGRRCIAIAGDIGDEAFCKEAVQEAVGEFGHLDILVNNAAEQHPQESIENISAEQLERTFRTNIFSMFFMAKAALPHLKEGSTIINTTSVTAYQGSPQLLDYSSTKGAIVAFTRSLSQSLVEKGIRVNGVAPGPIWTPLIPSTFPPEKVESFGQQVPMQRAGQPEEVAPSYVFLASDDSSYMTGQILHPNGGNVING, encoded by the coding sequence ATGGTACAAGCCTCAGAACATCAGAAGTCCCAACCCGTTCAACAGCAAGACCAACAGCCCGGTCAAGAGTCCCAGATGAATCCATTGCCTCGGCACTCGGATTACAAGTACAAAGGCAGCGATAAACTACTCGATAAAGTTGCCTTGATTACAGGTGGCGATAGTGGAATTGGTCGCGCAGTGGCAATCTTTTTCGCGAAAGAAGGTGCAGATAGCGTCATTGTCTATCTAAACGAGCATGAAGATGCTCAAGAAACGGTTCGCCTGGTTGAGAAAGAAGGTCGTCGCTGTATTGCGATCGCGGGTGATATTGGCGATGAGGCGTTTTGTAAAGAAGCAGTGCAAGAAGCGGTTGGCGAATTTGGACACCTCGATATTTTGGTGAATAACGCCGCAGAGCAGCACCCGCAAGAAAGCATTGAAAATATCAGCGCAGAGCAATTAGAGCGTACCTTCCGCACGAATATTTTTAGTATGTTCTTCATGGCGAAAGCAGCTTTGCCGCATCTGAAGGAAGGGAGCACGATCATCAATACAACCTCGGTGACAGCATATCAGGGAAGTCCGCAATTGCTCGATTACTCTTCGACCAAGGGTGCGATCGTGGCATTTACTCGATCTCTGTCTCAATCCCTGGTCGAAAAAGGAATCCGCGTCAATGGCGTTGCACCAGGACCCATTTGGACTCCGTTGATTCCGTCTACGTTCCCGCCTGAAAAGGTTGAGAGCTTTGGTCAACAAGTCCCGATGCAACGAGCAGGACAACCGGAAGAAGTGGCTCCCAGCTATGTCTTTCTAGCTTCGGACGATTCAAGCTATATGACCGGACAAATTTTGCACCCGAACGGCGGTAATGTGATCAACGGGTAA
- a CDS encoding hypothetical protein (hypothetical protein L8106_02857;~similar to AA sequence:cyanobase_aa:LBDG_02680) has protein sequence MNKDSKPAENTNGINQPMTPQEVDPQQKLEHLEELEKGGLTANPGDRIDESKSLEEKAKQVAVDAPDITGDHITVPTYFVFETPEGEEKALHHVKDAEEISDMIRQARVDEDGNRIWR, from the coding sequence ATGAATAAAGATTCAAAGCCCGCTGAAAATACTAATGGGATCAATCAACCGATGACCCCTCAAGAAGTTGATCCGCAGCAAAAATTAGAACATTTAGAAGAACTTGAAAAAGGCGGTTTGACTGCAAACCCTGGCGATCGTATTGATGAGTCGAAGTCTTTAGAAGAGAAAGCGAAACAAGTTGCGGTCGATGCTCCAGATATTACGGGCGACCATATTACCGTTCCGACCTACTTCGTGTTTGAGACTCCCGAAGGCGAAGAGAAAGCGCTCCACCACGTCAAAGACGCTGAAGAGATCTCTGACATGATTCGGCAGGCTCGTGTAGACGAAGACGGCAACCGAATTTGGCGGTAG
- a CDS encoding hypothetical protein (hypothetical protein Cyan7822_2257;~similar to AA sequence:cyanobase_aa:LBDG_02670), with product MSRSTPSVPLLVESDEAELRDSGVPSTVHILKHPLHPLIVTFPIAMLTSTLLTDGVYWLTQDAFWARASFWLLIGGIITGLVAAATGMSDFLRIGRVREHSAGWAHMVGNIAALLLSGANLWLRWGNQTGAIIPTGILISLFVAATLGITGWYGAELIYRHKVAVIGVGPKGRP from the coding sequence ATGTCGAGATCTACGCCGAGCGTTCCATTGTTGGTTGAATCAGATGAAGCTGAATTGCGTGATAGTGGCGTTCCGAGCACTGTTCATATCCTAAAACATCCACTGCACCCGTTGATTGTGACATTCCCGATCGCAATGTTAACTAGCACTCTCTTAACGGATGGTGTGTACTGGTTGACTCAAGATGCCTTCTGGGCGCGGGCTTCTTTCTGGCTATTGATTGGCGGTATTATCACTGGGCTAGTTGCTGCTGCAACCGGAATGAGTGATTTTCTTCGCATTGGACGAGTTCGCGAACATAGTGCAGGCTGGGCGCACATGGTTGGAAATATCGCAGCATTGCTCTTATCTGGGGCGAATTTGTGGTTGCGTTGGGGCAATCAAACAGGTGCAATTATTCCGACTGGAATTTTGATTTCTCTGTTCGTTGCAGCAACGTTAGGAATTACTGGATGGTATGGTGCTGAATTAATTTATCGGCATAAAGTTGCAGTGATTGGTGTCGGTCCGAAAGGAAGACCTTAA
- a CDS encoding hypothetical protein (similar to AA sequence:cyanobase_aa:LBDG_02660), whose translation MPDLDDQAISKVAELGIKSQLDAVETLDVAIDIDPLKVITGALNSVSIAGAGMVMKQDLRIEQMEFNTGSVAVNPMSLAFGKIELTHPTEAEAIVTLTESDINRAFRSDFVKGKMQNLDVQVNGETATVDMQKINFGLPGAGKILFSTDVILQNSQERKSVAFTAVPKISPDKQQIVLEEVEYLDNQELSPEFTDAMLNEAKKLLDLKNFELGDMSFQIKRLAALKGKLILESEAIVNQFPSS comes from the coding sequence ATGCCGGATTTAGATGACCAAGCCATTAGCAAGGTTGCAGAACTCGGAATCAAGAGCCAACTCGACGCAGTTGAAACCTTAGATGTCGCAATTGATATTGATCCCCTTAAAGTGATCACCGGAGCCTTAAACTCTGTGTCGATCGCAGGTGCAGGAATGGTGATGAAACAAGACCTTCGCATCGAACAAATGGAGTTCAATACCGGATCAGTTGCAGTCAATCCGATGAGTCTTGCCTTTGGCAAAATTGAACTCACCCATCCCACTGAAGCAGAAGCGATCGTAACGCTGACCGAATCCGATATTAATCGTGCATTTCGATCTGATTTTGTGAAAGGCAAAATGCAGAATTTAGATGTACAAGTCAATGGTGAAACTGCCACCGTTGATATGCAAAAAATTAATTTCGGTCTGCCCGGAGCAGGCAAGATTTTATTTAGTACAGATGTGATTTTACAAAACTCACAAGAAAGAAAATCTGTAGCGTTTACTGCGGTTCCAAAAATCAGCCCAGACAAGCAACAAATTGTGCTTGAAGAGGTTGAATATCTGGACAATCAAGAACTGTCCCCAGAGTTCACTGATGCGATGTTAAACGAAGCTAAGAAACTTCTTGATCTGAAGAATTTCGAGCTTGGTGATATGTCATTTCAGATCAAACGATTGGCTGCACTGAAAGGAAAACTAATTCTTGAGTCAGAAGCGATCGTCAATCAGTTTCCGTCATCCTAA
- a CDS encoding PAS/PAC sensor signal transduction histidine kinase (similar to AA sequence:cyanobase_aa:LBDG_02650): MNESKDIRDRQKLIHQLETVDHQVHQLFQSVDHSPTPDASFTEYLSALSKALTELKAIEEEVCQQNQQLLETRQALEAQQRRYQELFEFAPDGYLITDKHGKIQEANRAAAELLKIDKRYIVGKILINFVAVEHRNVFRSLLLQLQSIEQVREWEIPLIADDGTRFEAALTTVAVKTENRETIALRWLVRDITTRKQIEEQLRKIQNQNLQLIEADRLKEQFIATMSHELRTPLTAILGFSDLLLRQFHRQFPPHQAKLIERIFENGRHLLSLIEDILDFSNLRAKRIDLHLETFDLNELVPLTVEEMRSLAEQKKLEFHTHFTARNSVIVNDRARVKQILSNLISNAIKFTDSGSVCVQVRPGKFGRIAIVVQDTGIGIDDANFDSIFQEFRQVNQTTTRQHGGTGLGLAITKALTQLMGGEITVQSKLGMGSTFTVELPMQVAPL, encoded by the coding sequence ATGAATGAATCTAAAGATATCCGCGATCGACAAAAACTAATTCATCAGTTAGAAACTGTCGATCACCAAGTGCATCAGCTTTTTCAATCAGTTGACCACTCTCCTACACCCGATGCTTCTTTTACAGAATATCTTTCTGCACTCTCTAAAGCCTTAACAGAATTAAAAGCGATTGAAGAAGAAGTCTGTCAGCAAAATCAACAACTTCTTGAGACGAGACAGGCACTTGAAGCCCAGCAACGTCGCTATCAAGAACTATTTGAATTTGCTCCAGATGGCTATTTAATTACCGATAAACACGGCAAAATTCAGGAAGCAAATCGCGCCGCAGCAGAGTTATTAAAGATCGATAAAAGATATATTGTCGGTAAGATTCTGATCAATTTTGTCGCAGTAGAGCATCGGAATGTTTTTCGATCGCTCTTACTTCAACTGCAATCGATCGAGCAAGTTCGCGAATGGGAAATTCCTTTAATTGCCGATGATGGAACGCGATTTGAAGCGGCTTTAACGACGGTTGCAGTAAAAACAGAAAATAGAGAAACGATCGCGCTTCGGTGGCTTGTGCGAGATATTACCACGCGAAAACAAATTGAAGAACAATTAAGAAAAATTCAGAATCAGAATTTACAACTGATCGAAGCCGATCGATTAAAAGAGCAATTTATCGCAACCATGTCTCACGAGTTGCGAACCCCTTTAACTGCAATTTTAGGATTCTCCGATTTATTACTCCGCCAATTTCATCGCCAATTTCCGCCTCACCAAGCAAAATTAATCGAACGAATTTTTGAAAATGGAAGACATTTATTAAGCCTGATCGAAGATATTTTAGACTTTTCAAATTTACGAGCAAAGCGAATCGATCTTCACCTAGAAACATTTGATCTAAACGAATTAGTCCCTTTGACCGTTGAAGAAATGCGATCGCTGGCAGAACAAAAGAAGTTAGAGTTTCATACTCACTTTACGGCTAGAAATTCAGTCATCGTCAACGATCGAGCAAGAGTGAAGCAAATTCTATCCAATCTTATTTCCAACGCGATCAAATTCACCGATTCAGGCTCAGTCTGTGTTCAGGTCAGACCGGGAAAATTTGGCAGAATCGCGATCGTGGTTCAAGATACCGGAATTGGAATTGACGATGCCAACTTTGATTCGATCTTTCAAGAGTTCCGACAAGTGAATCAAACTACGACTCGGCAACATGGCGGAACTGGGTTAGGACTTGCTATCACGAAAGCACTGACTCAATTGATGGGCGGCGAAATCACAGTTCAAAGCAAACTAGGGATGGGATCTACATTTACAGTTGAACTGCCGATGCAAGTTGCCCCTCTCTAG